A genomic window from Candidatus Methylacidiphilum fumarolicum includes:
- a CDS encoding universal stress protein produces the protein MYKSILLALENNERDLPIIAHVKELAFFLKAKVFLLHVMAGFAFPFPGYESWTVVSNETVENSMAKEMAINKEKLIAVARLFQEKGINTEIIIQYGDAATHIAEISLEKKVDLIVMGSHCHGLVGSIFWGSTAIPVRKKAKAPILLIRSTSDES, from the coding sequence ATGTACAAATCTATCCTTTTAGCCCTGGAAAATAATGAAAGAGATCTCCCAATTATCGCTCATGTAAAAGAGCTTGCTTTCTTTCTTAAAGCCAAAGTCTTTCTCCTCCATGTCATGGCGGGTTTTGCCTTCCCATTTCCTGGATATGAATCATGGACAGTGGTCTCTAACGAAACGGTTGAAAATAGTATGGCTAAAGAAATGGCCATCAACAAAGAAAAATTAATTGCGGTTGCCAGGCTCTTCCAAGAAAAAGGCATCAATACAGAAATCATCATCCAATATGGAGATGCTGCAACTCATATCGCTGAGATCTCGTTAGAAAAAAAAGTCGATTTGATAGTTATGGGAAGCCATTGCCATGGCTTAGTAGGATCAATTTTTTGGGGATCCACAGCAATTCCTGTAAGGAAGAAAGCAAAAGCTCCTATCTTATTGATTCGCTCGACTTCAGACGAATCCTAA
- a CDS encoding formate--tetrahydrofolate ligase, translated as MKEIRFSPDLKIAREKKLLAIEEIAKRIDIPSRSIECYGHFIAKISWQYLKELFAQPKRGKLILVTATTPTPAGEGKTTTAIGLTDGFNRLGHKAILCLREPSMGPIFGVKGAATGAGLAQVVPREEINLHFTGDFAAVAAAHNLLAALIDNHLYQGNTLGIDPRKVSWGRVLDLNDRSLRKILLGLESRKSFPRVSFFDIVAASELMAILCLSQSYMDLRERLANIQVGRRWNDTKVTAEDLEAAGAMSALLVHALKPNLVQTLENNPVFVHGGPFGNIAHGCSSVISLNTALRLSDWVVTEAGFGSDLGGEKFVNILCRQSGLSPDCAVIVTTIRALKYHGGMELGSLANKDLAFLEKGLPNLLRHIEIVEEGFGVPAVIGLNRFSVDSEEEIDWLGKKLADMGHSFVICNHWQQGGLGAMDLARKVIEKSSLHKSYCKFSYADSDTVVEKIRKIAFNIYKAGDLSFHPTAYDEIKRIEGEGLTHFPLCMAKTQYSFSVDPNLKGAPEGHHFYVREIRAATGAKYILVVCGEINTMPGLPKVPSSSHIDIDVDGNIIGTI; from the coding sequence GTGAAAGAGATACGTTTTTCTCCTGATTTAAAGATAGCACGCGAAAAAAAACTTTTAGCCATAGAGGAAATAGCAAAAAGAATTGATATTCCTTCAAGATCCATTGAATGTTACGGACATTTTATTGCCAAAATATCATGGCAATATTTAAAAGAGCTTTTTGCTCAGCCTAAGCGAGGTAAGCTCATTTTGGTGACAGCTACGACACCTACTCCAGCTGGGGAAGGAAAAACGACGACGGCGATTGGCCTCACTGATGGATTCAATCGATTAGGTCATAAAGCCATTCTTTGTTTGAGAGAGCCATCGATGGGCCCCATTTTTGGAGTGAAAGGTGCGGCTACCGGGGCGGGTCTGGCACAAGTTGTTCCAAGAGAAGAGATAAATCTTCATTTTACTGGTGATTTTGCCGCAGTGGCGGCCGCTCATAATCTTCTGGCTGCCTTGATAGATAACCATCTTTATCAGGGTAATACCTTAGGTATTGATCCAAGAAAGGTAAGCTGGGGAAGGGTATTGGATTTAAATGACAGGTCTTTGCGAAAAATCCTTCTGGGGTTAGAAAGTAGAAAATCTTTTCCCAGAGTCTCTTTTTTTGACATCGTAGCAGCATCTGAATTGATGGCCATATTGTGCCTTTCGCAATCCTACATGGATTTGAGGGAAAGGTTAGCCAACATCCAGGTTGGCCGCAGATGGAACGATACAAAGGTTACAGCCGAAGATCTTGAGGCTGCTGGGGCTATGTCGGCCCTTTTAGTGCATGCTCTCAAACCCAATCTTGTCCAAACTTTGGAAAATAATCCAGTTTTTGTGCATGGGGGACCTTTTGGCAATATTGCTCATGGATGCAGTTCGGTGATATCATTGAATACGGCCTTGAGGCTTTCTGATTGGGTGGTTACTGAAGCAGGATTTGGCAGTGATCTAGGAGGAGAAAAATTCGTTAACATCCTGTGCCGGCAGAGTGGTTTAAGCCCAGACTGTGCGGTGATAGTCACGACTATTCGTGCTTTAAAGTATCATGGAGGGATGGAGTTGGGATCCCTGGCAAATAAAGACTTAGCCTTTTTAGAAAAGGGACTGCCTAATCTTTTAAGACATATTGAGATTGTCGAAGAAGGATTTGGAGTACCTGCAGTCATTGGACTGAACCGTTTTAGCGTTGATAGTGAAGAGGAAATCGATTGGCTTGGCAAAAAACTTGCCGACATGGGACATTCCTTTGTCATATGCAATCATTGGCAGCAAGGAGGGCTAGGGGCTATGGATCTTGCAAGGAAAGTGATCGAAAAAAGTAGCCTCCATAAAAGTTATTGTAAGTTTAGCTATGCAGACTCGGACACTGTTGTCGAAAAGATTCGAAAGATCGCATTTAATATTTATAAAGCTGGAGATCTTTCCTTTCATCCTACTGCTTATGATGAGATAAAAAGGATTGAAGGAGAGGGACTAACCCATTTTCCCCTATGTATGGCTAAAACGCAATATTCATTTTCTGTTGATCCCAATCTAAAAGGGGCGCCTGAAGGACACCATTTTTATGTTAGAGAAATCAGAGCGGCTACTGGGGCTAAATACATCCTTGTTGTGTGTGGGGAGATAAATACGATGCCAGGCTTGCCCAAAGTCCCTTCTTCCAGTCATATCGACATCGATGTGGATGGCAATATCATCGGGACCATTTAA
- a CDS encoding cytochrome c biogenesis protein ResB has protein sequence MRLFSSLSEIERKKLIEERKKNSLYWKIIHLLGSLRLAIFLLLSIALGCAIATIVESRLDTQVAQFYIYKSPWFFGWLILLCINLFAVTLTRIPWKKRHIGFIVTHYGIIILLIGALIGLQKGFEGFITLEAGGIPKNRLTTKETVLLVQNPILKEIEEYRFPAELWRPSSKAPRSIDIPGTGLKFYTDDYAKELFLSENLSPQQNSGSPGVLIELKSKMANQKFTYVLLKNDPSRWYEDFFGMARIEMKEPSDSDGETFHESAVLFANAPDQSVIHAHEGVNSTYKYFLLWDNPSPSNRSLYVVAISQDGEKRAWPLNEVMQKVVDLPGEGKMEVAEYWPNFSIKEGKPTSLSGEPLNPAILVHVYWQQNRTQKLVFRMWDSPNGTINYQLLRNGKSYQEGQMAIGQPFLLGWADWSATLLRYEPSATITSEIQKQRLSQVNIAQVLPPGIHGWIEDKQTKEKSQALWILSGYPQSFVLNNIPLQISYGFKVISLPFFVSLEKFEVPRNEGSDAPSDFISTLKFEDPKTKKIVIGKAHMNYPASYPGGFWRSVLGLNYKFSQSSWNPQDLNESTLQVLYDPGWPFKWIGSLMICIGILTMFFISPKPPVVLDKEESAGAKPDEKAACSTHNSRFLS, from the coding sequence GTGAGATTATTTAGTAGTTTATCAGAAATCGAACGAAAAAAGCTAATAGAGGAAAGGAAAAAGAATTCGTTATATTGGAAAATTATCCATCTATTAGGCTCTCTCCGGTTAGCAATTTTTCTTCTTTTATCGATAGCATTGGGCTGTGCCATAGCAACAATTGTAGAATCTAGGTTAGATACTCAGGTTGCTCAGTTTTATATCTACAAATCTCCCTGGTTTTTTGGCTGGCTTATTTTACTGTGCATCAATCTTTTTGCTGTGACATTGACACGGATTCCATGGAAAAAAAGACATATTGGGTTTATTGTCACCCACTATGGAATTATCATCCTTTTGATTGGTGCTTTGATTGGATTACAAAAAGGCTTTGAGGGATTTATAACTTTGGAAGCAGGTGGGATACCAAAAAACAGATTAACTACTAAAGAGACGGTTCTTTTAGTGCAAAATCCTATTCTAAAGGAAATCGAAGAATACAGATTTCCTGCTGAACTCTGGAGGCCTTCATCCAAGGCTCCACGATCCATCGACATTCCTGGGACAGGACTGAAGTTTTATACCGATGATTATGCCAAAGAACTGTTTCTAAGTGAAAATTTATCTCCTCAACAAAATTCTGGAAGCCCAGGAGTCCTTATTGAATTGAAAAGCAAAATGGCTAATCAAAAGTTCACCTATGTACTACTGAAGAATGATCCTTCTAGGTGGTATGAAGATTTTTTTGGAATGGCAAGAATTGAAATGAAAGAGCCATCCGACTCGGATGGAGAGACTTTCCATGAATCAGCCGTCCTTTTTGCCAATGCTCCCGATCAATCTGTCATCCATGCCCATGAAGGGGTCAATTCTACTTACAAATATTTTCTTTTATGGGACAACCCTTCCCCATCGAACAGATCTCTTTATGTTGTAGCTATCAGCCAGGATGGAGAAAAAAGGGCTTGGCCATTGAATGAAGTCATGCAGAAGGTGGTCGATCTTCCAGGAGAGGGAAAAATGGAAGTTGCTGAGTATTGGCCAAATTTTTCGATAAAAGAGGGTAAACCCACCTCCTTATCTGGAGAACCTCTTAATCCAGCCATCCTTGTGCATGTATACTGGCAACAGAATCGCACCCAAAAATTGGTTTTTAGGATGTGGGATTCTCCTAATGGAACAATCAATTACCAGCTCCTTCGCAATGGAAAATCCTATCAGGAAGGACAAATGGCTATCGGTCAACCCTTTCTTTTAGGATGGGCAGACTGGTCAGCCACCCTACTGCGCTATGAACCTTCGGCCACTATCACCAGTGAAATTCAAAAGCAAAGACTTTCTCAAGTCAATATCGCTCAGGTCCTCCCTCCGGGAATCCATGGTTGGATAGAAGACAAACAAACTAAGGAAAAATCCCAAGCCCTTTGGATCCTCTCTGGATATCCACAAAGCTTTGTACTAAATAATATTCCCTTACAAATTAGTTATGGTTTTAAGGTCATCTCCTTACCATTTTTTGTATCCCTGGAAAAATTTGAAGTTCCAAGAAATGAAGGTTCTGACGCTCCTTCCGATTTTATCAGCACCCTTAAGTTTGAAGACCCAAAAACTAAAAAAATTGTCATTGGAAAGGCTCACATGAATTATCCCGCTTCCTATCCTGGAGGATTTTGGAGATCAGTCTTAGGGCTTAACTACAAGTTTTCTCAATCTTCGTGGAACCCACAAGATTTGAACGAAAGCACTTTACAGGTTCTTTATGATCCAGGCTGGCCTTTCAAATGGATAGGCTCTCTTATGATCTGCATTGGTATTTTAACCATGTTTTTTATTAGTCCGAAACCACCAGTGGTGCTAGACAAAGAAGAGAGTGCAGGAGCAAAACCAGATGAAAAGGCTGCTTGTTCAACGCATAATTCCCGCTTCCTCTCTTAG
- the pheS gene encoding phenylalanine--tRNA ligase subunit alpha, giving the protein MDKELEILEKRFSEELSAISTKEAIESLRIKYFGRKGIVSTLLEKIGQLPKESRPIVGKKLNELKSKLQESLHKKEISLSAAVDSFAQSGFPSLADSTLPGRPFLSGTLHPISIALKKIIEIFQRIGFTIECGPEIESEYNNFDALNIPVGHPARNEQDTFYIKENLSLEDNSPGRLLLRPQTSPVQIRVMKKNQLPIRMIAPGRCYRRDEIDATHSIVFWQVEGLVVDKGISLADLKGTLEYFFRELLGNQLQFRFRPHYFPFTEPSFEVDGAIATQEGEAPRWLELCGCGMVHPKVFLNMGIDPEIYSGFAFGFGIERYLMVVHKVPDLRLFSENDFRFLKNLSPSF; this is encoded by the coding sequence ATGGATAAAGAATTAGAAATTTTAGAAAAACGTTTTTCCGAAGAGCTTTCAGCCATCTCAACAAAGGAAGCGATCGAGTCCCTGCGGATCAAATATTTTGGACGCAAGGGGATAGTTTCCACTTTACTGGAAAAAATAGGTCAACTACCCAAAGAAAGTAGACCAATAGTAGGCAAAAAACTGAACGAGCTCAAATCGAAACTACAGGAGAGTCTACACAAGAAGGAAATTTCTTTATCTGCTGCTGTTGATTCCTTTGCGCAGTCTGGTTTTCCATCCTTAGCTGACAGTACACTGCCCGGTAGACCCTTTCTTTCTGGCACCCTTCATCCAATTTCTATCGCTCTAAAAAAAATTATCGAGATTTTCCAAAGAATTGGCTTTACAATCGAATGTGGTCCTGAAATTGAAAGCGAATACAACAATTTTGATGCATTGAATATTCCAGTAGGCCATCCTGCTCGGAATGAACAAGACACCTTTTATATCAAAGAAAACCTAAGCCTGGAAGACAATTCTCCTGGTAGGCTGCTCCTGCGTCCTCAAACTTCTCCAGTCCAGATACGGGTCATGAAAAAAAACCAACTGCCTATCCGTATGATTGCTCCTGGAAGATGTTACAGACGAGACGAAATCGATGCCACCCATTCGATCGTTTTCTGGCAGGTCGAAGGGTTAGTTGTTGATAAAGGAATTAGTCTTGCCGATCTCAAAGGAACCCTCGAATACTTTTTTAGAGAGCTTTTAGGAAATCAGTTGCAATTCCGGTTTAGGCCTCACTATTTTCCATTTACTGAACCAAGTTTTGAAGTAGATGGGGCCATCGCCACGCAGGAGGGGGAAGCACCCAGATGGCTTGAGCTGTGCGGTTGTGGAATGGTCCATCCAAAAGTATTTTTAAATATGGGAATAGATCCAGAAATATATTCTGGATTTGCTTTTGGCTTCGGCATTGAACGATACTTGATGGTTGTCCATAAGGTGCCGGATCTGAGATTGTTCTCCGAAAATGATTTTAGGTTTTTAAAGAATTTAAGTCCTTCCTTTTGA